One genomic window of Ziziphus jujuba cultivar Dongzao chromosome 4, ASM3175591v1 includes the following:
- the LOC125421793 gene encoding 23 kDa jasmonate-induced protein-like — protein sequence MAGNVFGNPITDDDVKILYPNVTEITPKLRADVAFRNISTNGRDQNAKNFVKNLKERYGNGISALCMIFNATGGTLTYSGNKDWHGHVYESPYPAKIQNGQWGAFLHVHPSWFAGSEAAVIYRGYNNDGTLCDWMLSWGIPYIGDNHAYTEIREGRHYETDHWDYIKGLLESQSTKHEDTWNGCYSIVTIGEGTSPEYVGIMSLEGVTTKK from the exons atggcaggcAATGTGTTTGGAAATCCCATTACTGATGACGATGTAAAAATACTGTATCCAAACGTCACCGAAATAACACCCAAACTCAGAGCTGATGTAGCTTTCCGTAACATCAGCACCAACGGAAGGGATCAAAATGCGAAGAACTTTGTGAAAAACCTCAAGGAAAGGTATGGCAATGGAATCTCTGCACTTTGCATGATTTTCAATGCCACCGGAGGTACCTTAACTTACTCCGGCAACAAGGACTGGCACGGCCATGTCTATGAGTCTCCATACCCCGCCAAGATTCAAAATGGGCAGTGGGGTGCTTTTCTCCATGTCCACCCTTCTTGGTTTGCTGGTTCGGAAGCCGCCGTTATCTACCGCGGCTACAACAACGATGGTACTCTCTGTGACTGGATGCTCTCTTGGGGCATTCCTTATATTGGTGATAATCAT gCTTATACTGAAATCCGTGAAGGTCGTCATTATGAGACTGATCACTGGGACTATATCAAAGGATTGTTGGAAAGCCAATCCACCAAACATGAAGACACTTGGAATGGATGCTATTCAATTGTGACAATTGGGGAAGGCACTTCTCCTGAATACGTTGGAATAATGTCCTTGGAAGGTGTcactactaaaaaataa
- the LOC132799128 gene encoding uncharacterized protein LOC132799128, with the protein MVYLRISSFNLHSVGSILDASDAAVTKYASDAVRRPIASLIFAYIETCLNNALQIFNNYTVRRDNLDKIAPHLQNLIKELDDLDTSNSADVTALTKKIEKFNEAITNYTKMIANTRASEDFSRRLKDSGIDFPTLVRRYQANLGFSGQFE; encoded by the exons ATGGTTTATCTCCGAATCTCCAGCTTCAATCTTCATTCCGTTGGGAGCATTCTAGATGCAAGTGATGCAGCAGTGACCAAGTATGCGAGCGACGCCGTTCGCCGTCCTATTGCTTCTCTCATCTTTGCTTACATCGAGACATGTCTCAACAATGCGCTGCAGATCTTCAACAACTACACTGTTCGAAGGGACAACCTTGACAAAATCGCCCCCCATCTCCAAAACCTTATCAAAGAATTGGATGATCTGGACACTTCCAATTCCGCCGATGTTACGGCTCTCACCAAGAAAATTGAGAAGTTCAACGAGGCTATTACCAACTACACCAAGATGATTGCAAATACCCGTGCTTCTGAAGATTTCTCTAGACGTCTCAAGGACAGCGGCATCGACTTCCCTACCTTGGTCCGAAG GTATCAGGCAAATCTTGGGTTTTCTGGACAATTTGAGTAG
- the LOC132803428 gene encoding uncharacterized protein LOC132803428: protein MVRTDVYDSIIEASGRGKVLNHKVLKAISVPGSFRSNQLKDITIEDAFGKAVLLRNAAVITWDVFTAEHPIKAVTGDAIVIAANKGGALLGDRVSAAMVTLEVAEASALFVTGVGFVVGFAAGFIVGQIAGAVFDAIFGSGGSDPLPNQDQLFYAATMPDGKELARLIA from the exons ATGGTTCGTACCGAT GTGTATGATTCAATAATAGAGGCTTCAGGTCGGGGAAAAGTACTCAATCATAAAGTTCTAAAGGCAATTTCTGTGCCAGGAAGTTTTCGAAGCAATCAATTGAAAGATATAACCATTGAGGATGCTTTTGGAAAAGCAGTGCTGCTGAGGAATGCAGCAGTCATAACTTGGGATGTATTTACGGCTGAGCACCCAATCAAAGCAGTGACAGGTGATGCAATTGTGATAGCAGCTAACAAAGGAGGGGCATTATTGGGAGATAGAGTTTCAGCTGCCATGGTGACATTAGAGGTTGCAGAGGCATCTGCTCTGTTCGTTACAGGGGTTGGATTTGTGGTTGGCTTTGCGGCAGGTTTTATTGTTGGTCAAATTGCTGGCGCTGTTTTCGATGCAATTTTCGGCTCAGGAGGGTCTGATCCTCTGCCTAATCAAGACCAACTCTTCTATGCAGCTACTATGCCTGATGGCAAAGAGTTGGCCAGACTTATTGCCTAG
- the LOC125420338 gene encoding 23 kDa jasmonate-induced protein-like gives MAGNVFGNPVTDELVQELYPGQKVTRKLKAQVAFQYINAGGKDVDAKNFVYGLKEQYGNGISAKCMIYNATGDTLTYSGKKDWHGHIYESPYPAKIQNGQWGAFLHVHPSWFAGSESAIVYRGYNDNDVVCDWMLSWGIPYIGDNHAYTEIREGHHYETDHWDYIKGLLESQSTRHEDTWNGCHSNVTIGEGTSPEFVGIMTLEGVTTKKKSLK, from the exons atggcAGGCAACGTATTTGGAAACCCCGTGACCGACGAGCTTGTGCAAGAACTTTATCCAGGCCAGAAAGTAACTCGCAAACTCAAAGCTCAAGTGGCTTTCCAATACATCAACGCCGGTGGTAAAGATGTGGATGCTAAAAACTTTGTCTATGGCCTTAAGGAACAGTATGGCAATGGAATCTCCGCAAAGTGCATGATTTACAATGCCACCGGAGACACTTTAACATATTCCGGCAAAAAAGACTGGCATGGCCATATCTATGAATCTCCATACCCTGCCAAGATTCAAAATGGGCAGTGGGGTGCTTTTCTCCATGTCCACCCTTCTTGGTTTGCCGGTTCGGAATCCGCCATCGTCTACCGCGGCTACAACGATAACGATGTCGTCTGTGACTGGATGCTCTCTTGGGGCATTCCTTATATTGGTGATAATCAT GCTTATACTGAAATTCGTGAAGGTCACCATTATGAAACTGATCATTGGGACTATATTAAAGGTTTGTTGGAAAGTCAATCTACTCGGCATGAGGATACTTGGAATGGATGTCATTCGAATGTGACAATTGGTGAAGGCACTTCTCCTGAATTTGTGGGAATAATGACCTTGGAGGGTGTCACTACTAAGAAAAAGTCccttaaataa